From the Pseudomonas syringae KCTC 12500 genome, the window ACTACGGCGGTTGCGAGCACGTCGACAAGGTCGAGCAGCTGGCCATCGAGCGCGCCAGACAGCTGTTTGGTGCCGACTACGCCAACGTTCAGCCACACTCCGGCAGTCAGGCCAACGCAGCGGTCTATCTGGCGCTGCTCCAGGCCGGCGATACCGTGTTGGGCATGAGCCTGGCGCACGGCGGCCACCTGACCCACGGTGCCAAGGTCAGCTTCTCGGGCAAGCTCTATAACGCCGTGCAGTACGGCATCGACACCGCGACCGGGCTGATCGATTACGACGAAGTCGAGCGCATTGCCGTCGAATGCCAGCCGAAAATGATCATTGCCGGGTTTTCGGCCTATTCCAAGACCCTCGACTTCCCGCGCTTCCGTGAAATCGCCGACAAGGTGGGCGCTTACCTGTTCGTCGACATGGCGCACGTCGCCGGTCTGGTTGCCGCCGGTCTTTACCCGAATCCGCTGCCCTACGCAGACGTAGTCACCACCACGACCCACAAGACCCTGCGCGGTCCACGCGGCGGCCTGATCCTGGCCAAGGCCAACGAAGAGCTGGAGAAGAAATTCAATTCCGCCGTCTTCCCTGGTGGTCAGGGCGGCCCGTTGATGCACGTCATCGCCGCCAAGGCCGTGTGTTTCAAAGAAGCCATGGAGCCCGCCTTCAAGGTCTATCAACAGCAGGTCATCGACAACGCGCAAGCGATGGCGCAGGTGTTCATCGATCGGGGCTTCGACGTGGTCTCCGGCGGCACCGACAACCATCTGTTTCTGGTCAGCCTGATCCGTCAGGGTCTGACCGGCAAGGACGCCGACGCAGCGCTCGGGCGTGCGCACATTACCGTCAACAAGAACTCGGTGCCCAACGACCCGCAGTCGCCGTTCGTGACGTCCGGCCTGCGCATCGGTACACCAGCTGTTACCACCCGCGGCTTCAAGGTGACCCAGTGCGTCGAGCTGGCAGGCTGGATCTGCGACATCCTCGACAACCTCGGTGATGCCGATGTCGAGGCCGACGTCGCCAGCCAGGTCGCCGCCCTGTGCGCCGATTTTCCGGTTTATCGCTGAGTCAGGAGTAGCCTCACATGCAGCATTACTCAGGCTTCGGCCTTCTCAAGCATTCCCTCAGCCACCATGAAAACTGGCAGCGCATGTGGCGCACGCCCACCCCGAAAAAGGTCTATGACGTGGTCATCGTCGGCGGCGGCGGGCACGGTCTGGCCACGGCCTATTATCTGGCCAAGGAGCATGGCATCACCAATGTGGCCGTGGTCGAGAAAGGCTGGCTGGGCGGCGGCAACACTGCGCGCAACACCACCATCGTGCGCTCCAACTACCTGTGGGACGAGTCGGCCCACCTCTATGAACACGCGATGAAACTGTGGGAAGGCCTGTCCCAGGACCTTAACTACAACGTCATGTTCTCCCAGCGCGGCGTTTACAACCTGTGCCACACCCTGCAGGACATGCGCGACTCCGAGCGCCGCGTCAGCGCCAACCGGCTTAACGGCGTGGACGGTGAATTGCTCAACGGCCAGCAGGTCGCCGAGGAAATCCCGTACCTGGACTGCTCGAAAAACACCCGTTACCCGATCATCGGCGCAACGGTCCAACGCCGTGGCGGCGTCGCCCGCCACGATGCGGTGGCCTGGGGCTTCGCCCGCGCGGCCGACGCGCTGGGCGTCGACCTGATTCAGCAGACCGAAGTCATCGGCTTTCGCAAGGAAAACGGCGTGTGCATCGGAGTGGAAACCAACAAGGGCTTCATCGGTGCAAAACGTGTCGGTGTGGTAACCGCCGGTAATTCCGGGCAGATGGCCAAGCTGGCAGGCTTCCGTCTGCCTATCGAATCACACCCGTTGCAGGCACTGGTTTCCGAGCCGATCAAGCCGATTATCGACAGCGTCATCATGTCCAACGCGGTACACGGCTACATCAGCCAGTCCGACAAGGGCGACCTGGTGATCGGCGCCGGTATCGACAGTTGGGTCGGTTACGGCCAGCGCGGCTCGTACCCGGTGATCGAACACACCGTCCAGGCCATCGTCGAGATGTTCCCGGTGCTGTCCCGCGTGCGCATGAATCGTCAATGGGGCGGTATCGTCGACACCACGCCGGACGCCTGCCCGATCATTTCAAAGACCCCGGTGCCGAACATGTTCTTCAACTGCGGCTGGGGCACAGGCGGCTTCAAGGCCACGCCGGGCTCGGGCAACGTATTTGCCGCCAGTCTGGCCAAGGGCGAGATGCATCCGCTGGCCAAGCCGTTCTCCATCGACCGTTTCCACAACGGCGCACTCATCGACGAACACGGCGCTGCAGCCGTAGCCCACTAACAGGAGAACCCGACCATGCTGCATATCTTCTGTCCTCACTGTGGCGAACTGCGCTCCGAAGAGGAATTCCACCCGTCCGGTCAGGCGCACATCCCGCGCCCGCTGGACCCCGGTGCCTGCACCGATGAGCAATGGGGCGACTACATGTTCTTTCGCGATAACCCGCGCGGCCTGCATCACGAACTGTGGATACACGCCGCCGGTTGCCGCCAGTATTTCAACATGACGCGTAATACCGTGACCTACGAGATTCTCGAGACCTATCCGATCGGTACCAGGCCGCAGTTCACGGATCAGGGAGACAAGGTATGAGCCAGACCCATCGCCTGCCCAACGGCGGCCGTATCAATCGCAGCAAGGTGCTCAACTTTACCTTCAACGGCCAGACCTACCAGGGCTTTGAAGGTGACTCGCTGGCCTCTGCCCTGCTCGCCAACGGCGTCGATATCATCGGCCGCAGCTTCAAATACTCCCGCCCGCGCGGCATCTTCGCAGCGGGTTCGGAAGAGCCCAATGCCGTGCTGCAGATCGGCGCGACCGAAGCGACGCAGATCCCCAACGTGCGTGCCACGCAACAGGCGCTCTATGCCGGACTGGTGGCGACCAGCACCAACGGCTGGCCGAGCGTGAATACCGATGTCATGGGCATTCTGGGCAAGGTCGGCGGCAAGCTGATGCCGCCGGGTTTCTACTACAAAACCTTCATGTACCCGCAATCGTTCTGGATGACTTACGAGAAGTACATCCGCAAGGCTGCAGGCCTCGGTCGCTCGCCGACCGAGAACGACCCGGACAGCTACGATGCAATGAACCAGCACTGCGACGTGTTGATCGTCGGTGCGGGCCCGGCCGGTCTGGCCGCTGCCCTGGCAGCAGGTCGCAGCGGTGCCCGAGTGATCATTGCCGATGAACAGGAAGAGTTCGGCGGCAGCCTGCTCGACAGCCGTGAAAGCCTCGACGGCAAACCCGCCACTGAATGGGTGTCGACGGTCGTCGCCGAGCTGAAAAGCCTGCGCAACGTCACCCTGCTGCCGCGTGCCACGGTCAATGGCTATCACGATCACAATTTCCTGACCATCCACGAGCGCCTCACCGACCACCTGGGTGATCGCGCGCCGATCGGCATGGTCCGCCAGCGCATGCACCGGGTACGTGCCAAACGTGTGGTGCTGGCCGCGGGTACTCACGAGCGTCCGCTGGTCTACGGCAACAACGATGTGCCCGGCAACATGCTGGCCGGTGCCGTATCGACTTACGTTCGTCGTTATGGCGTGGCGCCGGGCAAGAAACTGGTGCTTTCCACCAACAACGATCACGCTTATCGCGTCGCTCTGGACTGGCTCGACGCCAGCCTGCACGTGGTCGCGATTGCGGATGCACGGCATAACCCGCGCGGGCCGCTGGTTGAAGAAGCGCGGGCCAAAGGCATTCGCATCCTGACCGGCAGCGCGGTCATAGAGGTCCGCGGCAGCAAGCGCGTGACGGCTGCCCGCGTTGCCGCCATCGACCTCAAGACGCACAGCGTGACCAGCCCAGGCGAATGGCTTGAATGCGACGTGGTTGCCAGCTCCGGCGGCTACAGCCCGATCGTGCATCTGGCCTCGCACCTGGGCGGCAAGCCGGTCTGGCGCGAGGACATCCTCGG encodes:
- a CDS encoding sarcosine oxidase subunit delta, which produces MLHIFCPHCGELRSEEEFHPSGQAHIPRPLDPGACTDEQWGDYMFFRDNPRGLHHELWIHAAGCRQYFNMTRNTVTYEILETYPIGTRPQFTDQGDKV
- a CDS encoding sarcosine oxidase subunit beta family protein, with the translated sequence MQHYSGFGLLKHSLSHHENWQRMWRTPTPKKVYDVVIVGGGGHGLATAYYLAKEHGITNVAVVEKGWLGGGNTARNTTIVRSNYLWDESAHLYEHAMKLWEGLSQDLNYNVMFSQRGVYNLCHTLQDMRDSERRVSANRLNGVDGELLNGQQVAEEIPYLDCSKNTRYPIIGATVQRRGGVARHDAVAWGFARAADALGVDLIQQTEVIGFRKENGVCIGVETNKGFIGAKRVGVVTAGNSGQMAKLAGFRLPIESHPLQALVSEPIKPIIDSVIMSNAVHGYISQSDKGDLVIGAGIDSWVGYGQRGSYPVIEHTVQAIVEMFPVLSRVRMNRQWGGIVDTTPDACPIISKTPVPNMFFNCGWGTGGFKATPGSGNVFAASLAKGEMHPLAKPFSIDRFHNGALIDEHGAAAVAH
- the glyA gene encoding serine hydroxymethyltransferase — its product is MFSKQDQIQGYDDALLSAMNAEEQRQEDHIELIASENYTSKRVMQAQGSGLTNKYAEGYPGKRYYGGCEHVDKVEQLAIERARQLFGADYANVQPHSGSQANAAVYLALLQAGDTVLGMSLAHGGHLTHGAKVSFSGKLYNAVQYGIDTATGLIDYDEVERIAVECQPKMIIAGFSAYSKTLDFPRFREIADKVGAYLFVDMAHVAGLVAAGLYPNPLPYADVVTTTTHKTLRGPRGGLILAKANEELEKKFNSAVFPGGQGGPLMHVIAAKAVCFKEAMEPAFKVYQQQVIDNAQAMAQVFIDRGFDVVSGGTDNHLFLVSLIRQGLTGKDADAALGRAHITVNKNSVPNDPQSPFVTSGLRIGTPAVTTRGFKVTQCVELAGWICDILDNLGDADVEADVASQVAALCADFPVYR